The genomic region GTTAATATTGTACAGCCATTTTAATTTGACTTTAAGAATTTTTTTGATATAATATAATTAATCACGATAAAAGGCTACGGAATTTGATGCGTTCACTTTCCAGATGCCTTTTTTTGATACTCTAATTTATTTCTTGATAAATTTACATAAGAAAGATATTGGCTAAAATTACGCAATAAAGCCGAATATCTTTTTTTGTTTGGAATACATATTTTTAATAATTTTTCATCTTTTATAAGTTGTTCTATCAAACAATGAAAATCACCATCTCCGCTAACAATAACTGCTTTATCAAAGTTATTATACTCAAGCATTGTATGCAAAACTAATTCGGCGTCAACATTGCCTTTTACAAAATCACCATTCCCAAGAACTGGCTTAAAAATTAAAATATACCCTACCTT from Patescibacteria group bacterium harbors:
- a CDS encoding NYN domain-containing protein; this encodes MQKPLKKQNNYAFIDSQNLNLSIKDQGWTLDFAKFYIYLKHKHKTTKTFLFIGYIKENLKLYKFLEKVGYILIFKPVLGNGDFVKGNVDAELVLHTMLEYNNFDKAVIVSGDGDFHCLIEQLIKDEKLLKICIPNKKRYSALLRNFSQYLSYVNLSRNKLEYQKKASGK